The stretch of DNA GGGAGCTGTGTTCCTCCTGCAGgtctcccctctcctcctcctcctctttgtccttTCCTGCCTTCATCCACGGGTGCAACAAGATCTCCTCCAGAGTGGGACGCTCCTCAGCCTGGAAGGAGAGGCACCAGCGAATCAGAGACTGGCATCCTGGtgggaaaaagaaagaggaggtGAAAAATGGGACCACACACTCGGGGCAGTCAGATGACTCCGTCCCTGAACCTCACAGGCATTCTGAGTCCGGAGAAACGCCTGTGGAGGAGAACTTGATGCTCACCTTTAGAGACCCGTCTGGTGAAACTGGGCGTGGCCCTGTAAATCTCCACGTCGTGTTCAAAGGGGATGTCGCCGCAGACCATGTCGAAGAGCAGAACTCCCAGAGACCAGACGGTGAGGGGGACGGCCTTGTAGCACTGAGCCGCGATCCACTCAGGAGGGCTGTAGACCCGGGTCCCTGAGGACACAGGAAATGAGGAGAGGGTTAAAACATGAAACACGACAGGGGCGGTTGTTGAGGGGGGGACACATCAGTTTGCGGTGATGGGGTACCTTGGAACTCTCTGTAGAGCGTCTCCTTCAGCAGCGCTCCCGACCCAAAGTCTATGATCTTGATGTCCATCGTCCTCGTGTCAACCACTATGTTCTCATCTTTGATGTCCAGGTGCACGACGCCACGGGAGTGAATGAATCGCACCGCCTCGACGACCTGACGGAAAATCCTACCgggaaaaacaaagaagcacAACGTTAATGAAAAGGCGAATGCCGCGGAACTCAGTAACCAGATTCATCAGAGGCGGCGGGCCGGAGTACAAACCTGAGCGCGAGGCTTTCGGAAAGCGCTCCTCTTTCTGTGATGAAGTCGAACAAATCCTGGCAGTGCGGCGGTCTCTCCATCACCAGCAGGAAGCCCCGCCCCTCCACCTCGAACCAGTCCAGCATGCGGATGACCCCAGGGTGGCCCCCGTCCTctgacagctgctgcagcagagcaATCTCCATGGGAACGGGGTTGACCTCATCTGGCTGGGGGAAACAAAGGAAGATTAATTGATTATTGATCAACTGAAGTGATAATTAAGAGTTCAAgataatctttttttaatataaacaaaatggaaaacaagGACCATTTACTGTTGTGTGTGGAGAGACGTTTTCTATTTCTATTgattgagtttaaaaaaaaaaaaaaaaaaaaccctgatcaAAGCTGCTGAAGAGTCATAGTTAACctcctttttaaaataacagtcATAGCAGAAATCCCTGTATGCATGTTCATTACCAACATGTAAATTAAACGCTGATGTTT from Archocentrus centrarchus isolate MPI-CPG fArcCen1 chromosome 7, fArcCen1, whole genome shotgun sequence encodes:
- the pim2 gene encoding serine/threonine-protein kinase pim-2; the encoded protein is MLDKRAVEFDLEGEVRGKNVKEPFLSQYRCGPLLGSGGFGSVFSGQRLSDGLQVAIKQISTDRVQKWTRLPDEVNPVPMEIALLQQLSEDGGHPGVIRMLDWFEVEGRGFLLVMERPPHCQDLFDFITERGALSESLALRIFRQVVEAVRFIHSRGVVHLDIKDENIVVDTRTMDIKIIDFGSGALLKETLYREFQGTRVYSPPEWIAAQCYKAVPLTVWSLGVLLFDMVCGDIPFEHDVEIYRATPSFTRRVSKGCQSLIRWCLSFQAEERPTLEEILLHPWMKAGKDKEEEEERGDLQEEHSSLPSQSL